GGCACTTAACTATTCAATTATGAAAACATTATTTACTCTACTTATTTTATTGATTCCATTTATTGGAATTTCACAAACTGTTTATGTTACTAACACTAATGACTCTGGTCCAGGCTCTCTTAGAGATGCAGTTATTAACGCATCTGATGGAACTACTATTAGATTTGATGAGAGTATTAATAATCAAACAATTACTTTATCAAGCAGTTTAACTTCTAATGCCAACATTAGAATTGTTGGTAATGCTGATGACCAAACATCATCATTGATTAAATTTGATAACTCCTTTTTTTCTTACGGTGAGTTAATAATTGATAGTATTGACATTCATCCTAATTCATTACAAGATTTTGTTTTTTTCCACATATACAATGACTTTCAATTTATAAATTCATATGCCTATAATATTGAATCAAGTGCTAAAATCTTTTCAATTCAGTCTGAAAATAGCGATATAAATATTAACATTCAAAATAGTAATTTTATAAATATTCCTGGTAAATTATTTTATTTACATTCTCCCAATATAAATTTTGATTTAAGTTTTTGCTATGGAAATAACATAAATACATTTATAGATGATTTTATATTAAATGGGTCCTCTGATATATCAATTTCATATTCAGAATTTAATAATTCAAAGATTATCACCAATACAGCAATCGAAAAATTAGAAATTTTTAACTCAACATTTAATAATTTTGATATTTCAAATTCAAATGGCCTCAATATGTCTTATTATTATCTAGGTGAAAACATAAATTTAAATATAGATTCATCATCTTTTTACAATTCTAATTTAAATTTTAACCCTAGCTTAGGTTATGAAATTTTTACTGATTTACAAATAGCTAATTCTAACTTTAATAATTGTTTTTTAGAATTTCGTGGTCAGGGAAATCTTGAAAATGTCGATATAAACAATTTTGAATCTTTAGCGTTAGAATTAATAAGCATTAATAATTCAACAATATCATCAAATGGATCACAAAACAATTTTATGACATTTTCTTTGGATAGTTATGATGCTAATTACAGCCTAGATTTTAATAAAAATATTTTTGATTGTGATATTCTATTAAATGGAAATGAACTAGTTGATAATTACACTTTTATTGAAAGTTCACTCAATGGGAATTTATCAACAAATGACATAGATAACTTAAGTTTAGTTTCTTGTATTTTAAAAGATAATGATAATTTAAGTTTAGTAATTGATAACGAACAATGTCAAAATTGTAACACTTTTATAAAATCGTCATTTTTTAGTAATAACCAAGGTGGTTTTTATTCATTTAATTATATGATTTATCAATTTGGAGGTAATTTAGAAATTGAAAATTCTACATTTTACAATAATGATAATGTAATTTATTTTGGTTCTGGAACTGATATCAGCGTTAAATCTTCAACATTTTATCAAAATGAAATTGGTTTAAATCTTATTCAATGGCAGCCTGAGGAGACAGGCTCTGTAACTTTTTATAATAGTATAGTTGGTCATATTAACTTTACATTTGGAAGTTCTATAATTGCTTCTGGTTATAATATTTTTAGTAATTCATTAAACAATTTACCTGAAACTAATTTTGATGGTATTTCTGATTTAAATCTTTCATTGATTGATGATAATTCATCAATAACACCTTACCTTTTAGCAGATTATTGTAGTATAGCACACGACAATGGCGACCCTAATTTTGAGGGTTCAATTGTTAATACAGAAGTTCCTGTTAACATAAAAGATATTGGATCAGCAGAAAGAACAGATATTTGTGATGAAAATGAATCCACTTGGTCTTGTAATAATGAATTTGCTTGTGTTGAATTATCTGACGGAAGTGGAAATTTTCAATCTCTAGAAGAATGCGAATCTAACTGTTCAGTTATAATTGAAGATAGTTGGAATTGTGTTAACGATGCTTGTGTAGACCCATTAGATGGAAGTGGTGAATTTTCTACTTTAAACGATTGTGAACAAGTATGTCAAAATATATCTTCAATTAATGAAAATTTAATTGATGTAAATATATTCCCTAACCCCTCATCTAACATTTTTAATCTTGAATTTAACTCAGATTCTGAAACTGAAATTTTAGTGACAAATATCTTAGGAGAGCAAGTTTATTTTGAATCTATAAATACTTTAGGGGAGCTTTATACTCAAATAGATTTATCTAATGAGCAAAAAGGTGTTTACAACCTCACTATTAAAACCTCTGATAGAATAAGTAATCATAAACTGATTCTTCAGTAAATTCTAAACCCTCACTTTTTAGTGGGGGTTTTTTATTACACCCCACTCTACTTATCACTACCAATAAATTTAGTGAAATAGAAGAATCCCCTTGTAACACATACTTAATTGTTGCCATAGTTAATTAGTTTTTTTTCATTCAACAAAATTATGTGGTTTTAGTCAACGCTTAGTCAACCAAACACCAATTTATATGGGCTTATGTGGGTTTAAATGGGTAAAAAATAATTAGTTTGAAAAGTTATAAAAAACTGATATTCAATTGCTTACAAGCCTAATCACTGGTGAAAAATAGACATAAAAAAAGGGAGCGCAAACTCCCTCTAGCGGTCTGGACGGAACTCCCAAATAGTTTACGAGGATTTACAAGGATTGACAATATAACCTAGTAAATTAAAGTTTTTATAAAATCTGTCAAAAACTCAGTTCATCCGTGAATAACTAGGTAACCAAAAAAGTGTTAAACAAACTGT
This DNA window, taken from Flavobacteriales bacterium, encodes the following:
- a CDS encoding T9SS type A sorting domain-containing protein codes for the protein MKTLFTLLILLIPFIGISQTVYVTNTNDSGPGSLRDAVINASDGTTIRFDESINNQTITLSSSLTSNANIRIVGNADDQTSSLIKFDNSFFSYGELIIDSIDIHPNSLQDFVFFHIYNDFQFINSYAYNIESSAKIFSIQSENSDININIQNSNFINIPGKLFYLHSPNINFDLSFCYGNNINTFIDDFILNGSSDISISYSEFNNSKIITNTAIEKLEIFNSTFNNFDISNSNGLNMSYYYLGENINLNIDSSSFYNSNLNFNPSLGYEIFTDLQIANSNFNNCFLEFRGQGNLENVDINNFESLALELISINNSTISSNGSQNNFMTFSLDSYDANYSLDFNKNIFDCDILLNGNELVDNYTFIESSLNGNLSTNDIDNLSLVSCILKDNDNLSLVIDNEQCQNCNTFIKSSFFSNNQGGFYSFNYMIYQFGGNLEIENSTFYNNDNVIYFGSGTDISVKSSTFYQNEIGLNLIQWQPEETGSVTFYNSIVGHINFTFGSSIIASGYNIFSNSLNNLPETNFDGISDLNLSLIDDNSSITPYLLADYCSIAHDNGDPNFEGSIVNTEVPVNIKDIGSAERTDICDENESTWSCNNEFACVELSDGSGNFQSLEECESNCSVIIEDSWNCVNDACVDPLDGSGEFSTLNDCEQVCQNISSINENLIDVNIFPNPSSNIFNLEFNSDSETEILVTNILGEQVYFESINTLGELYTQIDLSNEQKGVYNLTIKTSDRISNHKLILQ